A single genomic interval of Saccharospirillum mangrovi harbors:
- a CDS encoding VOC family protein encodes MRYLHTMVRVSDIDASLRFFCDGLGLTEISRTDNDKGRFTLVFLAAPEDRDRALADKAPMVELTYNWDPEEYTGGRNFGHLAYRVDDIYATCQHLMAMGIDILRPPRDGHMAFVRSPDNISIELLQAGDSLPPAEPWQSMPNQGTW; translated from the coding sequence ATGCGTTACCTGCACACCATGGTCCGCGTCAGCGACATCGACGCCTCACTGCGCTTTTTCTGCGACGGCCTCGGCCTTACCGAAATCAGCCGTACCGACAACGACAAAGGCCGCTTCACCCTGGTTTTCCTCGCCGCCCCGGAAGACCGCGACCGCGCCCTGGCCGACAAGGCACCGATGGTCGAACTCACCTACAACTGGGACCCAGAGGAATACACCGGCGGCCGCAACTTCGGGCACCTGGCCTATCGCGTTGACGACATCTACGCCACCTGCCAACACCTGATGGCCATGGGCATCGACATCCTGCGGCCACCGCGCGACGGCCACATGGCCTTCGTGCGCAGCCCCGACAATATTTCCATCGAACTGCTGCAAGCCGGCGACTCGCTACCCCCGGCCGAGCCGTGGCAATCGATGCCCAACCAGGGCACCTGGTAA
- a CDS encoding GNAT family N-acetyltransferase, with amino-acid sequence MPDVQWHTHWPEHLGRNSDNPFCRNSFLRALEDSGVCQADGGWAPHHLVLRDDDHDIALPTYRKTHSWGEYVFDWAWAHAYEQHGLPYYPKLVCALPYTPSMGPRASAPLNAPLVTRLAQALQTEALEQDYSGCHLLFPDDATADLWAEHTDWAERRDVQFHWRNQNYRDFDDFLDRFASRKRKNLRKERRSIEEQGLELRCFEGAQIDTAALRQFYIFYHATYLKRGRQGYLNLEFFEQLLATQADSLVLFMAFRGEEGVAAALCFRDSTTLYGRYWGCLDEYNNLHFECCYYQGIDYCIRHGLQRFDPGTQGEHKVARGFEPRITRSFHWLARPDFREAVERFCEEEAEMVERYREQMTQALPFKHTDE; translated from the coding sequence ATGCCAGACGTACAATGGCACACCCACTGGCCTGAACACCTAGGCCGGAACAGCGACAACCCTTTCTGCCGAAACAGCTTCCTGCGCGCCCTGGAAGACAGCGGCGTCTGCCAGGCCGACGGCGGCTGGGCACCGCACCACCTGGTGTTGCGCGATGACGATCATGACATCGCCCTGCCCACCTACCGCAAAACCCATTCGTGGGGCGAATACGTTTTCGACTGGGCCTGGGCCCACGCCTACGAACAACACGGCTTGCCGTACTACCCGAAACTGGTCTGCGCCCTGCCCTATACACCCTCTATGGGACCACGAGCCAGCGCGCCGCTGAATGCGCCATTGGTCACCCGCCTTGCCCAGGCACTGCAAACCGAAGCACTCGAACAGGATTACAGCGGCTGCCACCTGCTGTTCCCGGACGACGCCACCGCCGACCTCTGGGCCGAACACACCGACTGGGCAGAACGACGGGACGTACAGTTCCACTGGCGCAACCAAAACTACCGCGACTTCGACGACTTCCTCGACCGCTTCGCCTCGCGCAAACGCAAAAACCTGCGCAAAGAACGCCGCTCCATCGAAGAACAGGGCCTGGAACTGCGCTGCTTCGAAGGCGCGCAAATCGACACCGCCGCGCTGCGCCAGTTCTACATCTTCTACCACGCGACTTATTTAAAGCGCGGCCGCCAAGGCTATTTGAACCTGGAATTCTTCGAGCAACTGCTGGCAACCCAAGCCGACAGCCTGGTGCTGTTCATGGCGTTTCGTGGCGAAGAAGGCGTCGCCGCCGCACTGTGCTTTCGCGATTCAACCACCCTGTACGGCCGCTACTGGGGTTGCCTCGATGAATACAACAACCTGCATTTTGAATGCTGCTATTACCAGGGCATCGACTACTGCATCCGCCACGGCCTGCAACGTTTCGACCCCGGCACCCAGGGCGAACACAAAGTTGCCCGCGGGTTTGAACCGCGCATCACCCGTTCGTTCCATTGGCTGGCGCGACCGGATTTCCGCGAAGCCGTCGAACGCTTCTGCGAAGAAGAAGCCGAGATGGTCGAACGCTACCGCGAACAAATGACGCAAGCGCTGCCGTTCAAACACACCGACGAATAA
- a CDS encoding HIT domain-containing protein, protein MFELDYRLQNDCVEVGELMLNRILLMKDANYPWLILVPQRDGISEVFQLDEDDQEQLIWESSFVAERLMDTFNGDKMNIAALGNVVPQLHIHHVVRKQTDAAWPNPVWGAVPAKAYPRGALRQRVLALQLAFETSVFKPAEPPAA, encoded by the coding sequence ATGTTCGAACTGGATTATCGCTTACAAAACGATTGCGTCGAAGTCGGCGAACTGATGTTGAACCGCATTCTGTTGATGAAAGACGCCAATTACCCCTGGTTGATTCTGGTGCCGCAACGCGATGGCATCAGCGAGGTTTTTCAACTGGATGAAGATGATCAGGAACAGCTGATCTGGGAAAGCAGCTTCGTGGCCGAACGGCTGATGGACACCTTTAACGGCGACAAGATGAACATTGCTGCTTTGGGCAATGTGGTCCCGCAGTTGCATATTCATCACGTGGTCCGCAAGCAAACGGACGCGGCCTGGCCAAACCCGGTTTGGGGGGCGGTGCCGGCCAAGGCGTACCCGCGTGGCGCGTTGCGGCAACGGGTGCTGGCTTTGCAACTGGCGTTTGAGACGTCGGTCTTTAAACCGGCTGAGCCGCCGGCGGCCTGA
- a CDS encoding phosphatase PAP2 family protein: MKWLQRIQHLDTLTFNWCMARRRRERITALSRAVSRTADGWLYLVFFGIYALAQPESGIALAKIAVMAFAVERGIYWVLKNTCRRNRPQEAIDDFTSFIIPSDKFSFPSGHTSAAFLFTVLVASQLPVLMLALLLWSCCVAMSRIFLGVHFPTDTLVGAALGSLVGYWALGGFVL; encoded by the coding sequence ATGAAATGGCTGCAGCGCATCCAACATCTGGACACCCTGACTTTTAACTGGTGCATGGCGCGTCGTCGTCGCGAGCGCATCACCGCTTTGAGTCGCGCAGTGTCTCGCACGGCCGATGGCTGGCTCTATCTGGTCTTCTTCGGCATTTACGCTCTGGCGCAACCGGAATCTGGCATTGCGCTCGCTAAGATCGCTGTGATGGCGTTCGCGGTGGAACGCGGCATTTATTGGGTGTTGAAAAACACCTGCCGGCGTAACCGCCCGCAAGAGGCCATCGACGATTTCACCAGCTTTATTATCCCGTCTGACAAATTCAGTTTCCCGTCGGGCCACACCTCGGCCGCTTTCCTGTTTACGGTTCTGGTGGCCAGCCAACTGCCGGTATTGATGCTGGCGTTGCTGTTGTGGTCTTGCTGTGTGGCGATGTCACGCATCTTCCTGGGTGTGCATTTCCCGACCGATACCCTGGTGGGCGCTGCCCTGGGTTCGCTGGTCGGTTACTGGGCGTTGGGAGGATTCGTACTGTGA
- a CDS encoding MJ1255/VC2487 family glycosyltransferase has product MKLLYGVQGTGNGHITRARVMAVALAEAGVEVDWVFSGRERERFFDMQAFGDFQVFKGLTFATRDGRIDLRRTMNDTSMRELWRDIRSLDLSQYDLVVTDFEPVVAWAARSQGMPCVGVGHQYAFGYDIPKAGHSVVSEAIMRWFAPVTVGLGVHWHHFGAPILPPIIETVDAPVPGDLDKALVYLPFENSEATLALLNEVDTKATFVMHCADVEPGQYGRVTVRGFSRDGFQASLAECGSVICNAGFELASEALSMGKRILVKPLRGQMEQQSNAAALSELGLGLVMPKVTTSAIESFLRHGEPRWVNYPDVASAIVGWLQRYPHASIDELVNTLWAGVHFPSEQEQQVA; this is encoded by the coding sequence GTGAAATTGCTGTACGGCGTTCAAGGCACCGGTAATGGACACATCACTCGCGCTCGGGTAATGGCCGTGGCGCTGGCTGAGGCTGGCGTTGAGGTGGACTGGGTGTTTTCCGGTCGTGAGCGTGAGCGCTTTTTTGATATGCAGGCGTTCGGTGATTTCCAGGTCTTCAAAGGCCTGACGTTTGCCACCCGCGATGGCCGCATCGATTTGCGCCGCACCATGAACGACACCTCCATGCGCGAACTGTGGCGCGACATCCGCTCGCTCGATTTGAGCCAGTACGATCTGGTGGTGACCGATTTTGAGCCGGTGGTGGCCTGGGCTGCGCGCAGTCAGGGCATGCCGTGTGTCGGTGTGGGTCATCAATACGCTTTTGGTTACGACATTCCCAAGGCCGGCCATTCGGTGGTTTCTGAGGCGATCATGCGCTGGTTTGCGCCGGTTACCGTTGGTCTGGGTGTGCACTGGCATCATTTCGGCGCGCCGATTCTGCCGCCGATCATCGAAACGGTGGATGCGCCGGTGCCGGGCGATCTGGACAAGGCGTTGGTGTATTTGCCGTTCGAGAACAGCGAAGCCACCCTGGCGCTGCTGAACGAGGTCGATACCAAGGCCACTTTTGTGATGCATTGCGCCGATGTCGAGCCGGGTCAGTATGGCCGGGTGACGGTGCGCGGTTTCAGCCGCGACGGTTTCCAGGCATCGCTGGCTGAATGCGGCAGTGTGATTTGCAACGCCGGCTTTGAGTTGGCGAGCGAAGCGCTGTCGATGGGCAAACGCATTCTGGTTAAACCGCTGCGCGGCCAGATGGAACAACAATCCAACGCGGCTGCGTTGAGTGAGTTGGGCTTAGGTCTGGTGATGCCTAAGGTGACGACCAGCGCTATTGAGTCGTTCCTGCGTCACGGCGAGCCGCGCTGGGTGAATTACCCGGACGTTGCGTCGGCCATTGTCGGCTGGTTGCAGCGTTACCCGCATGCGTCGATTGACGAGTTGGTCAACACGCTGTGGGCGGGTGTTCACTTCCCCTCCGAGCAGGAACAGCAAGTCGCTTAA
- the tyrR gene encoding transcriptional regulator TyrR, with product MRLKIECEERLGICAEVLDILVQHQIDLRGIEIDPSGEIYLNFPTVLFDEFQHLMPEIRLIPGIHDVSLIPYLPGEREQQEMQTLLKTLPEPVVSIDSQGYVVIANEAALDILQLPEAEVKGKLLKNWVKGFNFSHWLNGDRPNTTASNLQLRGRTFLADIYPIRVPDETDTDQDDYFAGAVITFKSPERLGRQMTAYQQQAGEFELLIAESQPMKKVIRQAKRMSGLDAPLLITGETGTGKELLAKSCHQHSLRKDKPFLVLNCAAMPDSVAESELFGYAAGAFEGATQAKKGIVELAEGGTVFLDEIGDMSKVLQSKFLRLMQDGTYRRVGDEQEYTADVRIICSTQKDLLALCRDGIFREDLYYRLNVLALHIPALRDRKSDILPMAERFIARFAEPQRRRIRISRACQNALQQYPWPGNVRQMENALLRAVSLAEEDLLEPEHLQLPSFSSGWGYVDEHFEGTLDDAMKRFEAELLRRLYPAYPSSRQLGKKLGVSHTAIANKLREYGIGKHSRAS from the coding sequence ATGCGGCTGAAGATCGAATGTGAAGAGCGCTTGGGCATCTGTGCCGAGGTGCTGGATATTCTGGTGCAACACCAGATCGATCTGAGGGGCATTGAGATCGACCCCAGCGGCGAAATCTATCTGAATTTTCCCACCGTTCTGTTCGACGAATTCCAACATCTGATGCCGGAAATTCGTCTGATTCCCGGCATCCACGATGTCTCGCTCATTCCTTATTTGCCCGGCGAACGCGAACAGCAGGAAATGCAAACGCTGCTGAAAACCTTGCCCGAACCGGTGGTGTCGATCGACAGCCAGGGTTACGTCGTTATCGCCAACGAAGCTGCGCTCGACATCCTGCAATTGCCCGAGGCGGAAGTGAAAGGCAAGTTGCTGAAAAACTGGGTGAAGGGTTTTAACTTCAGCCATTGGTTGAATGGCGACCGGCCGAACACCACGGCGTCGAATCTGCAATTGCGCGGCCGGACTTTCCTCGCCGACATCTACCCGATCCGCGTGCCGGATGAAACCGACACCGACCAGGACGATTACTTCGCCGGCGCCGTTATTACGTTCAAATCGCCCGAACGCCTGGGCCGCCAGATGACGGCTTACCAACAGCAGGCCGGTGAATTTGAATTGCTGATCGCCGAAAGCCAGCCGATGAAAAAAGTCATCCGCCAGGCCAAGCGCATGTCCGGTCTGGATGCGCCGTTGCTGATTACCGGCGAGACCGGCACCGGCAAAGAATTACTGGCGAAATCCTGCCACCAACACAGCTTGCGCAAAGACAAACCCTTTTTGGTGTTGAACTGCGCTGCCATGCCCGACAGCGTGGCTGAAAGCGAATTATTCGGTTACGCCGCTGGCGCGTTTGAAGGCGCAACTCAGGCCAAAAAAGGCATTGTCGAACTGGCCGAAGGCGGCACGGTGTTCCTCGATGAAATTGGCGATATGTCGAAGGTGCTGCAATCGAAATTCCTGCGCCTGATGCAGGATGGCACCTACCGACGCGTCGGCGACGAGCAGGAATACACCGCCGATGTGCGCATTATCTGTTCAACACAAAAAGATTTGCTGGCGCTGTGCCGCGACGGCATTTTCCGCGAAGATTTGTATTACCGCCTGAACGTTCTGGCGCTGCACATTCCGGCGTTGCGTGATCGCAAAAGCGATATTCTGCCGATGGCCGAACGCTTTATTGCCCGCTTCGCTGAACCGCAACGCCGCCGCATTCGTATTTCCCGCGCCTGCCAGAATGCGTTGCAGCAATACCCCTGGCCGGGCAACGTCCGGCAGATGGAAAACGCACTGCTGCGTGCGGTGTCGCTGGCGGAGGAAGATTTGCTCGAACCCGAGCATCTGCAATTGCCCAGTTTCTCCAGCGGCTGGGGTTATGTGGACGAGCATTTCGAAGGCACGCTCGACGACGCCATGAAACGCTTCGAGGCTGAACTGCTGCGCCGTTTGTACCCGGCGTACCCGAGCAGCCGTCAGTTGGGCAAAAAACTCGGCGTGTCGCACACGGCCATCGCCAATAAACTGCGTGAATACGGCATCGGCAAACACAGCCGCGCCAGTTGA
- the maiA gene encoding maleylacetoacetate isomerase, with product MKFYHYWRSSAAYRVRIGLSLKDVTVEQIPIELREGKQHESSYRTVNPAGLVPSLETDEGLLRQSMAILEYLDERFPTPAFLPKTPLARAEVRALCQDIGCDIHPLNNLRVLKRLRSQFDASEAAVNDWYRHWIKTGLDALETLSERHGSGQWFYHDQLSMVDVLLVPQMYNAVRYDIPIDAWPRLQRIYQHATAQPAFARAAPERNQPAD from the coding sequence ATGAAGTTCTACCACTATTGGCGTTCGTCAGCGGCGTACCGGGTGCGCATTGGTTTGTCGCTGAAAGACGTGACGGTTGAGCAAATTCCCATCGAGTTGCGCGAAGGTAAGCAGCACGAGTCGTCTTATCGCACGGTGAATCCGGCCGGTCTGGTGCCGTCGCTGGAAACCGACGAAGGCCTGTTGCGCCAGTCGATGGCGATTCTGGAATATCTGGACGAGCGTTTTCCGACGCCGGCGTTTTTACCCAAAACACCGCTGGCCCGGGCCGAAGTTCGGGCGCTGTGTCAGGACATCGGTTGCGACATTCATCCGCTGAACAATCTGCGGGTGTTGAAGCGATTGCGTTCGCAGTTCGATGCCAGCGAAGCGGCGGTGAACGATTGGTATCGGCATTGGATCAAAACCGGCCTGGACGCACTGGAAACGTTGTCCGAGCGGCACGGCAGCGGCCAATGGTTTTATCACGATCAATTGTCGATGGTGGATGTGCTGCTGGTTCCGCAGATGTACAACGCAGTGCGCTATGACATTCCGATTGATGCCTGGCCCCGGTTGCAGCGCATCTATCAACACGCCACGGCCCAGCCAGCGTTTGCCCGGGCCGCACCGGAACGGAATCAACCGGCTGACTGA
- a CDS encoding RNA methyltransferase yields MSLNSLPLNSKPLNIRIVLVQTWHPGNIGAAARAMKNMGLDQLVLVDPVDFPSDEAYSRAGQATDLLDNARVVATLDEAIADCGLVVATSARERSIRLPAFSAEACGREAVARQAQAPVALVFGRERMGLHNDDIQRCHAQVNIDANPEYPVLNLSQAVQLLCYEVFKAARAERPTPVEEAYPLHADLERFYDHLGQALDDIGFLNPAHPGQALEHLRALFRRARPTAKELRLLRGVLSAAQQAAGKDQSAG; encoded by the coding sequence ATGTCTCTGAACTCATTGCCTCTGAACTCCAAGCCATTGAACATTCGCATCGTCCTGGTTCAAACCTGGCACCCCGGCAACATTGGCGCCGCCGCCCGCGCCATGAAAAACATGGGACTGGACCAACTGGTGTTGGTCGATCCGGTCGATTTTCCATCCGATGAAGCCTACAGCCGCGCCGGCCAGGCGACCGACCTGCTCGACAACGCCCGCGTCGTCGCCACGCTCGACGAAGCCATTGCCGACTGCGGCTTAGTGGTTGCCACCAGCGCGCGCGAACGCAGCATTCGCCTGCCTGCCTTTTCGGCCGAAGCCTGTGGCCGCGAAGCCGTTGCCCGGCAGGCGCAGGCACCGGTGGCATTGGTATTCGGTCGCGAACGCATGGGCCTGCACAACGACGACATTCAACGCTGCCACGCCCAGGTGAACATCGACGCCAACCCAGAATACCCGGTGCTGAACCTCAGTCAGGCGGTGCAATTGTTGTGTTACGAGGTGTTCAAGGCGGCGCGGGCCGAACGGCCAACGCCAGTGGAAGAAGCCTACCCGCTGCATGCTGATCTGGAACGGTTTTACGACCATCTCGGCCAGGCATTGGATGACATCGGTTTTCTGAACCCGGCGCATCCCGGCCAGGCATTGGAACATCTGCGCGCCCTGTTTCGTCGCGCCCGGCCGACGGCCAAAGAACTGCGCTTGCTGCGCGGTGTACTCAGTGCTGCGCAGCAAGCGGCCGGTAAGGATCAGTCAGCCGGTTGA
- a CDS encoding HlyC/CorC family transporter — MLSLNRYRLRHLANEGHRSATLAQRLLEKPDRLISTILIGNNLVNIAAASLSTIIAIRLLPTQQDLALALSTILLTLVVLIFAEVTPKTLAQRHPEVIAFQASRLLRILMFVLAPAIWLVNLFVNGLFWIFRVGRKANSSDALSAEELKTLVNESGEMLPPQRQNMLLGILELENVTVDDIMVPRNEVSGVDMEADVDTIADQIRRTDYTRFPLYKGDLDKVIGILHIRDAAEFLYADEPSKVMLTKAAKDPYFVPENTPLHTQLINFQTQQLRMGLVVDEYGDIQGLVTLEDLLEEIVGEFTTDIANSSKEIHAQRDGSYVIDGTANIREINRALAWELPTDGPKTLNGLVLEHVEDIPDANLSIKIDRYLIEILQIKDNAVIAARVREMPLSRPR; from the coding sequence ATGTTGTCTCTCAACCGCTACCGCCTCCGCCACCTGGCCAATGAAGGCCACCGCTCTGCCACGCTGGCCCAGCGCCTGCTGGAGAAGCCGGATCGGCTGATCAGCACCATCCTGATTGGCAATAACCTGGTTAATATCGCCGCTGCATCACTGTCCACCATCATCGCCATTCGTTTATTGCCCACCCAGCAGGATCTGGCACTCGCCCTATCCACGATTCTGCTGACACTGGTGGTGCTGATTTTCGCCGAGGTCACGCCCAAGACGCTGGCGCAACGTCATCCGGAAGTCATCGCTTTTCAGGCTTCCCGGCTGCTGCGCATCCTGATGTTCGTGCTGGCGCCGGCCATCTGGCTGGTGAACCTGTTCGTTAACGGCCTGTTCTGGATCTTCCGCGTCGGCCGCAAAGCGAACTCCAGCGATGCCCTTTCCGCCGAAGAATTGAAAACGCTGGTGAATGAATCCGGTGAGATGCTGCCACCACAGCGTCAGAACATGCTGCTCGGCATTCTGGAGCTGGAAAACGTCACCGTGGACGACATCATGGTGCCGCGCAACGAAGTCAGCGGCGTCGATATGGAAGCCGATGTCGACACCATTGCCGACCAGATTCGTCGCACCGACTACACCCGCTTCCCGCTCTACAAAGGCGATCTGGATAAGGTGATCGGCATTCTGCACATTCGCGATGCGGCCGAGTTTCTGTACGCCGACGAGCCGTCCAAGGTGATGCTGACCAAAGCCGCCAAAGACCCGTACTTCGTGCCGGAAAACACCCCGCTGCACACCCAGTTGATCAACTTCCAGACGCAACAATTGCGCATGGGCCTGGTGGTCGATGAATACGGCGACATTCAGGGCCTGGTCACGCTGGAAGATTTGCTGGAAGAAATCGTCGGCGAATTCACCACCGACATCGCCAATTCCAGCAAGGAAATTCATGCCCAGCGCGACGGCTCTTACGTGATTGACGGCACCGCCAACATTCGCGAAATCAACCGCGCCCTGGCTTGGGAACTGCCGACCGACGGCCCGAAAACGCTGAACGGCCTGGTGCTGGAACACGTCGAAGACATTCCCGATGCCAACTTATCGATCAAGATCGACCGTTACCTGATCGAAATTCTGCAAATCAAAGACAACGCCGTCATCGCCGCCCGGGTCCGCGAAATGCCGCTGTCCCGACCGCGTTAA
- a CDS encoding cytochrome C assembly family protein: MLIWLAILGYLVSGLVALNGLYRVQLPDRRLLFWPAVLGALAHLSTLASEILVSGALQISFLNAASVITFFVISALLISGWSKPLHSLFAFALPLAALIMIVAVLAPDASSPRLHRSGVVLHVFLSMLAYSVITIATLLAVLLGAQNRQLHNHALDSRLNRFLPPLQTMERLLFEWLMIGFVLLTAAMISGSLFIENIFAQHLVHKTVLTIVAWGFFATLLFGHFYLGWRGALASRLTIFGFVFLMLAFFGSKFVLEYLLHQYG, translated from the coding sequence ATGCTGATCTGGCTCGCCATCCTGGGCTATCTCGTCAGTGGCCTGGTCGCCCTGAACGGCTTGTATCGCGTACAACTGCCTGATCGTCGTCTGCTGTTCTGGCCTGCGGTACTTGGCGCGCTGGCGCATTTATCGACACTGGCATCGGAAATTCTGGTCTCCGGTGCGTTGCAAATCAGCTTTCTGAACGCCGCCTCTGTTATCACCTTTTTTGTGATTTCTGCGCTGCTGATCAGCGGCTGGTCGAAACCGCTGCACAGCCTGTTTGCCTTCGCCTTACCGCTGGCGGCGTTGATCATGATTGTCGCGGTACTGGCACCCGATGCTTCGTCGCCACGGCTGCATCGTTCCGGTGTGGTGCTGCATGTGTTTTTGTCGATGCTGGCTTATTCCGTTATCACCATCGCCACGCTGCTGGCGGTCTTGCTCGGCGCGCAGAATCGTCAATTGCACAACCACGCACTGGACAGCCGCCTGAACCGTTTCCTGCCGCCGTTGCAAACCATGGAACGGCTGTTGTTCGAATGGCTGATGATCGGCTTTGTACTGCTCACCGCCGCGATGATTTCCGGCAGCCTGTTTATCGAAAACATCTTCGCTCAGCATCTGGTGCATAAAACCGTGCTGACCATCGTTGCCTGGGGCTTTTTCGCCACCCTGCTGTTCGGCCACTTCTACCTGGGCTGGCGCGGTGCTTTAGCCAGCCGGCTGACGATCTTCGGTTTCGTGTTTCTGATGCTGGCCTTTTTCGGCTCCAAATTCGTACTCGAATACCTGCTGCATCAGTACGGCTAA
- the ffh gene encoding signal recognition particle protein, translating to MFKSLTDRLSQTLKQISGQSKLSEDNIKATLREVRMALLEADVALPVVKDFIDGVRERAVGQEVVSALNPGQQFLKVVQSELERVMGAAGEPLALNTQPPAVILMAGLQGAGKTTTVAKLARFLKEREKKKVMVVSADVYRPAAIRQLETLAGEVGALFHPSDEKQKPVAIAKGAIDAARKQAVDVLLVDTAGRLAIDAEMMDEIQALHKAIKPIETLFVVDAMTGQDAANTAKAFSDALPLTGVVLSKTDGDARGGAALSVRHITGKPIKFMGIGEKTDALEPFHPDRVASRILGMGDVLSLIEEVERKVDKDKAEQLAKKLQKGKGFDLEDFREQLRQMDNMGGMMGMIDKLPGMGQMGAAVNQMQSAEKQFKQMGVIIDSMTPLERRFPDNINGSRKRRIAAGSGTQIQDVNRLLKQHKNMAKMMKKAGKKGGMAKMMRAMGGGLPGGGMPGGGLPPGGFPGGRGPFG from the coding sequence ATGTTCAAGAGCCTCACCGACCGTCTTTCCCAGACGCTGAAGCAGATTTCCGGTCAGTCCAAGCTGTCCGAAGACAACATCAAAGCCACGTTGCGCGAAGTGCGCATGGCGTTGTTGGAAGCCGACGTGGCGTTGCCCGTCGTCAAAGATTTTATCGATGGCGTGCGCGAACGCGCTGTTGGTCAGGAAGTGGTCTCGGCGCTGAATCCGGGCCAGCAATTCCTCAAGGTGGTGCAGTCCGAACTCGAACGCGTTATGGGCGCGGCGGGCGAGCCACTGGCACTGAATACCCAGCCGCCGGCCGTGATTCTGATGGCCGGTCTGCAAGGTGCGGGTAAAACCACGACCGTTGCCAAGCTGGCGCGCTTCTTAAAAGAGCGTGAGAAAAAGAAAGTCATGGTGGTGTCGGCCGATGTGTATCGTCCGGCGGCCATCCGTCAGTTGGAAACGCTGGCTGGTGAAGTCGGTGCGCTGTTCCATCCCAGTGACGAAAAACAGAAGCCGGTTGCCATCGCCAAAGGCGCCATCGATGCCGCGCGCAAACAGGCGGTGGACGTACTGCTGGTCGATACCGCCGGTCGCTTAGCCATCGACGCTGAGATGATGGACGAGATCCAGGCGTTGCATAAGGCGATTAAGCCGATCGAGACGCTGTTCGTCGTCGATGCCATGACCGGCCAGGATGCCGCCAACACCGCCAAGGCGTTCAGCGATGCACTGCCGTTGACCGGCGTGGTGCTGTCGAAAACCGATGGCGATGCGCGTGGCGGTGCGGCGCTGTCGGTGCGCCATATCACCGGCAAGCCGATCAAATTTATGGGCATCGGTGAAAAAACCGATGCGCTGGAACCCTTCCACCCTGATCGTGTTGCCTCGCGCATTCTCGGTATGGGCGACGTGCTGTCGCTGATCGAGGAAGTCGAACGCAAGGTCGATAAAGACAAAGCCGAGCAGCTCGCCAAAAAGCTGCAAAAAGGCAAAGGCTTCGATCTGGAAGATTTCCGCGAACAGCTGCGCCAGATGGACAACATGGGCGGCATGATGGGCATGATCGACAAGCTGCCGGGCATGGGCCAGATGGGCGCGGCGGTCAACCAGATGCAGAGCGCAGAAAAGCAGTTCAAGCAGATGGGTGTGATCATCGATTCGATGACGCCGCTGGAGCGCCGCTTCCCGGACAACATCAACGGTTCACGCAAACGCCGCATCGCCGCCGGTTCCGGCACCCAGATTCAGGACGTCAACCGCCTGCTCAAGCAACACAAGAACATGGCCAAGATGATGAAAAAAGCCGGCAAGAAGGGCGGCATGGCGAAGATGATGCGTGCCATGGGCGGCGGACTGCCAGGCGGTGGCATGCCCGGTGGCGGCTTACCGCCGGGTGGTTTTCCCGGTGGCCGAGGCCCGTTCGGCTGA
- the rpsP gene encoding 30S ribosomal protein S16, with product MVVIRLSRGGSKKRPFYHITVADSRNARDSRFIERVGFFNPIARGQEERLRVALERVEYWQSKGAQASDRVAQLLKEYRKAQA from the coding sequence ATGGTCGTCATTCGACTCTCACGGGGTGGTTCCAAGAAGCGCCCGTTTTACCACATTACCGTAGCCGACAGCCGCAACGCCCGCGATAGCCGTTTCATCGAGCGCGTTGGCTTTTTCAACCCCATTGCTCGTGGTCAGGAAGAACGCCTGCGCGTCGCTCTTGAGCGGGTCGAGTACTGGCAGAGCAAGGGTGCACAAGCGTCTGATCGTGTCGCCCAGCTGTTGAAAGAGTATCGCAAGGCCCAGGCCTGA